The proteins below are encoded in one region of Podarcis raffonei isolate rPodRaf1 chromosome 6, rPodRaf1.pri, whole genome shotgun sequence:
- the STAG3 gene encoding cohesin subunit SA-3 isoform X1, giving the protein MLRGLQNSEIIQQLTESFDEGSAEYPLLLNTPVWRRFRQGFCELLGVLVHQTQHAVLYDEYLMGSLVALLTGMSDSQVRAFRHTSTLAAMKLMTGLVRVALSVSLQKDHSQRQYEAEQAKGSSCRALGKLEGLLEQRRELQEKQEELENLMNAIFKGVFIHRYRDLMPEIRAICIEEMGQWIEHYSNSFLTDSYLKYIGWTLHDKQGEVRLKCLLALQGLYHSQERAARMELFTSRFKERMVSMVLDKEPQVAVEAVRLLTLIFQNMDDVLTDSDCASVFPLVYASNRPLAAAAGEFLYNKLLAPTMCARGTAGKQRTRAGFQLLLAFFIESEFHDHASYLVDSLWDCAAALLKDWQLLTGLLLEDPPAEGLGDREENSLIMFLAASVRQATEGQPPVGRISGKKVLSARERKVQVEDRLRLTQHLIPLLPLLLAKFSADAEKVVYLLEVPRYFDLTLYSSGRLEKHLELLLAQLWEVMEKHTDCEVLEATSRTLHMLCSPELAFYSRADFARSRLVDHLADKFQHEETELFQSPGSLENEDVYCVATTLKRIAILHSAHDLTPWNFFDPCIRLLRHTVDTGEIPKQVVISAISCSYFSLYWELSHLCAATAASDPLPRQEQLLSLKQKVASFCSLCQNYLVDVDPGVQEQAFVVLTDLLVIFGPQLPYGGHRLLQELVYEPDVALQSQLAGFLVDHVFNHDQVEGSQDEMLQIEELHQRRKLLAGFCKLIIYGVLELSAASDIFKHYSKAYNDYGDIIKATLNETRQIDRTEWAHTLLLTLQQLLTQLLLEQGPVGVHSAAFLEIRDLARRFSLLFGLHQLQNRSALVTLHKDGIKFAFQEPVASDSRLDLVHLPFLELLSEFSPRLVPPDKALLLSYLKKISQAHLSFRRGEERLWASLLVYQRSLSPQEEAAPSPDVPAQQKPGPPAKRRHLDESLGHSDASFSSTSGSRLQSPLLTSTTLRKKGHLAAQLLGQEDSGSESEFVQSQPPQGPQQGHKASRSQPQPKNRGSLGWQLGRLTLMEVGEAMVEEPETSEEEEVAFDKDS; this is encoded by the exons atgctgagagGCCTTCAGAACTCGGAGATCATCCAACAACTGACAGAATCATTTGATGAG GGCTCAGCAGAGTACCCACTGTTGTTGAACACCCCAGTCTGGCGGCGGTTTCGGCAGGGGTTCTGTGAGCTGTTGGGAGTTCTTGTGCACCAAACACAACATGCTGTTCTCTATGATGAGTATTTGATGGGTAGCCTTGTCGCCCTGCTTACTGGCATGTCTGACTCCCAGGTGCGTGCTTTCCGCCACACGAGCACCTTGGCAG CCATGAAACTAATGACAGGTTTGGTGCGTGTAGCTCTGAGTGTCAGCCTGCAGAAGGACCACAGTCAGCGGCAGTATGAGGCTGAGCAGGCCAAGGGATCGAGCTGCCGGGCTCTGGGGAAGCTGGAAGGGCTGCTGGAACAACGCAGAGAG CTCCAGGAGAAACAGGAAGAGCTTGAGAATTTGATGAACGCTATCTTCAAGGGGGTCTTCATTCACCGCTATCG GGACCTTATGCCTGAAATTCGTGCCATTTGCATTGAAGAGATGGGCCAGTGGATAGAGCATTACAGCAACTCCTTCCTGACTGACAGCTATCTCAAGTACATTGGCTGGACGCTACATGACAAG CAGGGGGAGGTCCGGCTCAAGTGCCTTCTTGCTCTGCAAGGACTGTATCACAGCCAGGAGAGGGCTGCTCGCATGGAGCTCTTCACCAGTCGCTTCAAG GAGCGAATGGTGTCCATGGTCCTGGACAAGGAGCCCCAAGTGGCAGTGGAAGCTGTCAGGCTGCTCACCCTCATCTTTCA GAATATGGATGATGTGCTCACAGACTCGGATTGTGCAAGCGTCTTTCCACTTGTGTATGCTTCTAACCGTCCCCTTGCAGCAGCCGCTGGCGAATTCTTGTATAACAA GTTGTTGGCTCCCACCATGTGTGCCAGGGGGACGGCAGGGAAGCAGCGCACCCGAGCCggcttccagctgctgctggCCTTTTTCATTGAGAGTGAG TTCCATGACCATGCCAGCTACCTGGTGGACAGCCTGTGGGACTGTGCGGCTGCCTTGCTGAAGGACTGGCAGCTGCTGACTGGGCTTCTGCTGGAGGATCCTCCTGCGGAAG GCCTCGGAGACCGAGAGGAGAACAGCCTCATCATGTTCTTGGCAGCCAGTGTGCGGCAGGCCACAGAGGGGCAGCCACCTGTCGGCCGGATCTCTGGAAAGAAG GTGCTTTCTGCTCGGGAGCGCAAGGTGCAAGTGGAGGATCGCCTCAGACTCACTCAGCACCTCATTCccctgctgcccctgctgctggCTAAG TTCTCAGCTGATGCCGAAAAAGTGGTTTATCTGCTGGAGGTCCCACGCTACTTTGACCTGACTCTTTACAGCAGCGGCCGTCTAGAAAAG CATTTAGAGCTGCTGCTGGCCCAGCTGTGGGAGGTGATGGAAAAGCACACAGACTGCGAAGTACTGGAGGCTACTTCCaggactctgcacatgctctgctCTCCAGAACTGGCTTTCTACAGCCGTGCAGATTTTGCCCGCAGTCGTCTGGTGGACCATCTGGCGGATAAATTCCAGCATGAGGAGACTGAACTGTTCCAG TCCCCCGGCTCTCTGGAGAATGAAGATGTGTACTGTGTGGCTACCACTCTCAAACGCATTGCCATCCTGCACAG TGCTCATGACCTGACCCCGTGGAATTTCTTTGATCCCTGCATCCGACTCCTGCGCCACACGGTGGACACAGGAGAGATCCCCAAGCAG GTGGTCATCTCTGCCATATCCTGTTCATACTTCTCACTCTATTGGGAGCTGTCCCATCTCTGTGCCGCCACCGCAGCCTCTGACCCCCTTCCCAGACAG GAGCAGctgctcagcctgaagcaaaaagTGGCTTCCTTCTGCTCCCTCTGTCAGAACTATCTTGTGGATGTGGACCCCGGTGTTCAGGAGCAG GCCTTTGTGGTGCTGACTGACCTGCTCGTGATTTTCGGCCCTCAACTGCCGTATGGGGGCCACCGCCTGCTCCAGGAGCTGGTGTACGAGCCAGATGTTGCTTTGCAGTCGCAGCTGGCTGGCTTCCTTGTGGACCACGTCTTCAACCACGACCAGGTCGAAG GCAGCCAGGATGAGATGCTCCAGATTGAGGAACTGCACCAGCGCCGCAAGCTGCTGGCCGGATTCTGCAAGCTCATTATCTACGGAGTCCTGGAGCTGAGTGCTGCCTCAGACATCTTCAAGCATTACTCCAAG GCCTACAATGACTATGGGGACATCATCAAGGCGACACTGAATGAGACCCGCCAGATTGACCGGACCGAATGGGCTCACACGCTGCTCCTCACTCTGCAGCAG TTGCTGACTCAGCTGCTTCTGGAACAGGGACCTGTAGGCGTCCACTCTGCCGCCTTCCTGGAGATCCGGGATTTGGCACGGCGCTTCTCTCTGCTCTTCGGGCTGCACCAGCTGCAGAACCGCTCCGCCCTTGTCACTCTGCATAA GGATGGGATAAAGTTTGCCTTCCAGGAGCCGGTGGCCTCTGACTCCAGGCTGGACCTTGTCCACCTGCCCTTCTTGGAGCTGCTGAGCGAGTTTTCTCCACGGCTGGTGCCTCCCGACAAAGCCTTGCT GCTGTCCTATCTCAAGAAGATCAGCCAGGCGCACCTGTCCTTCCGACGTGGAGAGGAGCGCCTCTGGGCCTCGCTCCTGGTCTATCAGCGCTCCCTGAGCCCCCAGGAGGAGGCAGCCCCCTCACCAGATGTACCTGCTCAGCAGAAGCCTGGACCACCTGCCAAGAGGCGGCACCTGGATG AGTCCCTTGGGCATAGCGATGCCAGTTTCTCCTCCACTTCTGGAAGCCGCCTACAGAGCCCCTTGCTGACATCCACCACCTTGCGGAAAAAAGGCCACTTGGCTGCCCAGCTGCTGGGCCAGGAGGACTCTGGCTCTGAGTCGGAATTTGTGCAGAG CCAACCACCGCAGGGGCCACAGCAGGGCCACAAAGCCTCTCGCAGCCAGCCACAGCCCAAGAACCGTGGCAGCCTAGGCTGGCAGCTGGGGCG GCTGACCCTGATGGAAGTGGGAGAGGCGATGGTGGAAGAGCCAGAGaccagtgaggaggaggaggtcgcCTTTGACAAG GATTCCTGA
- the STAG3 gene encoding cohesin subunit SA-3 isoform X2, with the protein MLRGLQNSEIIQQLTESFDELQEKQEELENLMNAIFKGVFIHRYRDLMPEIRAICIEEMGQWIEHYSNSFLTDSYLKYIGWTLHDKQGEVRLKCLLALQGLYHSQERAARMELFTSRFKERMVSMVLDKEPQVAVEAVRLLTLIFQNMDDVLTDSDCASVFPLVYASNRPLAAAAGEFLYNKLLAPTMCARGTAGKQRTRAGFQLLLAFFIESEFHDHASYLVDSLWDCAAALLKDWQLLTGLLLEDPPAEGLGDREENSLIMFLAASVRQATEGQPPVGRISGKKVLSARERKVQVEDRLRLTQHLIPLLPLLLAKFSADAEKVVYLLEVPRYFDLTLYSSGRLEKHLELLLAQLWEVMEKHTDCEVLEATSRTLHMLCSPELAFYSRADFARSRLVDHLADKFQHEETELFQSPGSLENEDVYCVATTLKRIAILHSAHDLTPWNFFDPCIRLLRHTVDTGEIPKQVVISAISCSYFSLYWELSHLCAATAASDPLPRQEQLLSLKQKVASFCSLCQNYLVDVDPGVQEQAFVVLTDLLVIFGPQLPYGGHRLLQELVYEPDVALQSQLAGFLVDHVFNHDQVEGSQDEMLQIEELHQRRKLLAGFCKLIIYGVLELSAASDIFKHYSKAYNDYGDIIKATLNETRQIDRTEWAHTLLLTLQQLLTQLLLEQGPVGVHSAAFLEIRDLARRFSLLFGLHQLQNRSALVTLHKDGIKFAFQEPVASDSRLDLVHLPFLELLSEFSPRLVPPDKALLLSYLKKISQAHLSFRRGEERLWASLLVYQRSLSPQEEAAPSPDVPAQQKPGPPAKRRHLDESLGHSDASFSSTSGSRLQSPLLTSTTLRKKGHLAAQLLGQEDSGSESEFVQSQPPQGPQQGHKASRSQPQPKNRGSLGWQLGRLTLMEVGEAMVEEPETSEEEEVAFDKVKRGPWQWGGESCLPPGPLRAPASLTCSTCSSLHPLSYFLVPLLGAGGRAAFGFAGVTPLCAAGSEWAAGPPGFCPQESELRPLLACRILSNGFLKER; encoded by the exons atgctgagagGCCTTCAGAACTCGGAGATCATCCAACAACTGACAGAATCATTTGATGAG CTCCAGGAGAAACAGGAAGAGCTTGAGAATTTGATGAACGCTATCTTCAAGGGGGTCTTCATTCACCGCTATCG GGACCTTATGCCTGAAATTCGTGCCATTTGCATTGAAGAGATGGGCCAGTGGATAGAGCATTACAGCAACTCCTTCCTGACTGACAGCTATCTCAAGTACATTGGCTGGACGCTACATGACAAG CAGGGGGAGGTCCGGCTCAAGTGCCTTCTTGCTCTGCAAGGACTGTATCACAGCCAGGAGAGGGCTGCTCGCATGGAGCTCTTCACCAGTCGCTTCAAG GAGCGAATGGTGTCCATGGTCCTGGACAAGGAGCCCCAAGTGGCAGTGGAAGCTGTCAGGCTGCTCACCCTCATCTTTCA GAATATGGATGATGTGCTCACAGACTCGGATTGTGCAAGCGTCTTTCCACTTGTGTATGCTTCTAACCGTCCCCTTGCAGCAGCCGCTGGCGAATTCTTGTATAACAA GTTGTTGGCTCCCACCATGTGTGCCAGGGGGACGGCAGGGAAGCAGCGCACCCGAGCCggcttccagctgctgctggCCTTTTTCATTGAGAGTGAG TTCCATGACCATGCCAGCTACCTGGTGGACAGCCTGTGGGACTGTGCGGCTGCCTTGCTGAAGGACTGGCAGCTGCTGACTGGGCTTCTGCTGGAGGATCCTCCTGCGGAAG GCCTCGGAGACCGAGAGGAGAACAGCCTCATCATGTTCTTGGCAGCCAGTGTGCGGCAGGCCACAGAGGGGCAGCCACCTGTCGGCCGGATCTCTGGAAAGAAG GTGCTTTCTGCTCGGGAGCGCAAGGTGCAAGTGGAGGATCGCCTCAGACTCACTCAGCACCTCATTCccctgctgcccctgctgctggCTAAG TTCTCAGCTGATGCCGAAAAAGTGGTTTATCTGCTGGAGGTCCCACGCTACTTTGACCTGACTCTTTACAGCAGCGGCCGTCTAGAAAAG CATTTAGAGCTGCTGCTGGCCCAGCTGTGGGAGGTGATGGAAAAGCACACAGACTGCGAAGTACTGGAGGCTACTTCCaggactctgcacatgctctgctCTCCAGAACTGGCTTTCTACAGCCGTGCAGATTTTGCCCGCAGTCGTCTGGTGGACCATCTGGCGGATAAATTCCAGCATGAGGAGACTGAACTGTTCCAG TCCCCCGGCTCTCTGGAGAATGAAGATGTGTACTGTGTGGCTACCACTCTCAAACGCATTGCCATCCTGCACAG TGCTCATGACCTGACCCCGTGGAATTTCTTTGATCCCTGCATCCGACTCCTGCGCCACACGGTGGACACAGGAGAGATCCCCAAGCAG GTGGTCATCTCTGCCATATCCTGTTCATACTTCTCACTCTATTGGGAGCTGTCCCATCTCTGTGCCGCCACCGCAGCCTCTGACCCCCTTCCCAGACAG GAGCAGctgctcagcctgaagcaaaaagTGGCTTCCTTCTGCTCCCTCTGTCAGAACTATCTTGTGGATGTGGACCCCGGTGTTCAGGAGCAG GCCTTTGTGGTGCTGACTGACCTGCTCGTGATTTTCGGCCCTCAACTGCCGTATGGGGGCCACCGCCTGCTCCAGGAGCTGGTGTACGAGCCAGATGTTGCTTTGCAGTCGCAGCTGGCTGGCTTCCTTGTGGACCACGTCTTCAACCACGACCAGGTCGAAG GCAGCCAGGATGAGATGCTCCAGATTGAGGAACTGCACCAGCGCCGCAAGCTGCTGGCCGGATTCTGCAAGCTCATTATCTACGGAGTCCTGGAGCTGAGTGCTGCCTCAGACATCTTCAAGCATTACTCCAAG GCCTACAATGACTATGGGGACATCATCAAGGCGACACTGAATGAGACCCGCCAGATTGACCGGACCGAATGGGCTCACACGCTGCTCCTCACTCTGCAGCAG TTGCTGACTCAGCTGCTTCTGGAACAGGGACCTGTAGGCGTCCACTCTGCCGCCTTCCTGGAGATCCGGGATTTGGCACGGCGCTTCTCTCTGCTCTTCGGGCTGCACCAGCTGCAGAACCGCTCCGCCCTTGTCACTCTGCATAA GGATGGGATAAAGTTTGCCTTCCAGGAGCCGGTGGCCTCTGACTCCAGGCTGGACCTTGTCCACCTGCCCTTCTTGGAGCTGCTGAGCGAGTTTTCTCCACGGCTGGTGCCTCCCGACAAAGCCTTGCT GCTGTCCTATCTCAAGAAGATCAGCCAGGCGCACCTGTCCTTCCGACGTGGAGAGGAGCGCCTCTGGGCCTCGCTCCTGGTCTATCAGCGCTCCCTGAGCCCCCAGGAGGAGGCAGCCCCCTCACCAGATGTACCTGCTCAGCAGAAGCCTGGACCACCTGCCAAGAGGCGGCACCTGGATG AGTCCCTTGGGCATAGCGATGCCAGTTTCTCCTCCACTTCTGGAAGCCGCCTACAGAGCCCCTTGCTGACATCCACCACCTTGCGGAAAAAAGGCCACTTGGCTGCCCAGCTGCTGGGCCAGGAGGACTCTGGCTCTGAGTCGGAATTTGTGCAGAG CCAACCACCGCAGGGGCCACAGCAGGGCCACAAAGCCTCTCGCAGCCAGCCACAGCCCAAGAACCGTGGCAGCCTAGGCTGGCAGCTGGGGCG GCTGACCCTGATGGAAGTGGGAGAGGCGATGGTGGAAGAGCCAGAGaccagtgaggaggaggaggtcgcCTTTGACAAGGTGAAAAGAGGCCCctggcaatgggggggggagagctgcctGCCCCCAGGTCCCCTGagagccccagccagcctgaccTGCAGCACCTGCTCCTCCTTGCACCCCCTCAGCTACTTTCTGGTTCCCCTCttgggggcgggaggaagggctgcatttggctttgCTGGAGTGACTCCACTTTGTGCAGCAGGCAGTGAATGGGCAGCTGGCCCACCTGGCTTTTGTCCGCAGGAGTCAGAGCTGAGGCCTCTCCTTGCCTGCAGGATCTTATCTAATGGCTTCTTAAAGGAGAGATGA
- the AP4M1 gene encoding AP-4 complex subunit mu-1 isoform X3, giving the protein MLPQVFVLSAKGDRLLYKDFRGDGDSELVDTFCQKIAALPGDQAPVFMARQGLHFAHVRHAGLYFVVTVLPNASPFAAVEFLNRLVTLLRDYCGSLSEKTVSLNFALIYELLDELLDYGYIQTTAPDVLKNFIQMEPVLSQPFSLLDLSTVGLFGADTQQSKVAPSCAAARPVLSLRGEQSSRPEVFLDVVERLTVIIAANGTPMKTDIQGEIRLKSFFPGCSEMRVGLTEEFCVGKTELRGYGTAVRVDECSFHSSVKLDEFERSRILRVNPSQGELTLMQYQLADDTPAALPFHLFPTLNHDPSGRVQIYLKLRCDLSPKSHAVNIHLHLPVPKATLSLSQELSSPEQSATFQPSTKSIEWVIPRVQGGSQLSALFKLEVPGLSRARLLELGPANLSFEVPAHTSSGLQIRFLRFVGPQPSLPHRWVRYVTHSDSYVIRLSAG; this is encoded by the exons ATGCTTCCTCAGGTCTTCGTGCTCTCCGCCAAGGGCGACCGCCTCCTCTACAAGGACT TCCGCGGCGACGGCGACTCCGAGCTGGTCGACACCTTTTGCCAGAAGATCGCCGCGCTGCCGGGGGACCAGGCGCCCGTTTTCATG GCGCGCCAGGGACTCCACTTCGCGCACGTGCGCCACGCCGGGCTGTACTTCGTGGTGACGGTGCTGCCCAACGCCTCTCCTTTCGCAGCTGTCGAGTTCCTCAACCG GCTGGTGACTCTCCTGCGGGACTATTGCGGCTCTCTGAGTGAGAAGACGGTCAGCCTCAACTTTGCGCTCATCTATGAGCTCCTGGATGAGCTCCTg gaTTATGGCTACATCCAGACAACAGCGCCCGACGTGCTGAAGAACTTCATCCAGATGGAGCCTGTGCTCAGCCAGCCCTTCAGTCTTCTTGACCTCAGTACGGTGGGCCTG TTTGGAGCAGATACACAGCAAAGCAAAGTGGCTCCCAGTTGCGCAGCTGCCCGTCCTGTCCTGTCCCTGCGGGGGGAACAG AGTTCGCGGCCAGAGGTCTTCCTGGACGTAGTGGAGCGTCTCACAGTCATCATTGCAGCCAAT GGAACCCCCATGAAGACTGACATCCAAGGAGAAATCCGCCTCAAGAGTTTCTTTCCTGGCTGCTCCG AGATGCGGGTTGGCCTCACTGAAGAGTTCTGTGTGGGCAAGACTGAGCTGCGAG GCTATGGCACCGCAGTGCGCGTGGACGAGTGCTCCTTCCACAGCTCCGTCAAGCTGGACGAATTTGAGCGCAGCCGCATCCTCCGCGTGAACCCCAGCCAAGGAGAG CTGACTCTGATGCAGTACCAGCTGGCGGACGACACCCCTGCGGCCTTGCCCTTCCATCTTTTTCCCACCCTCAACCACGACCCCAGCGGCCG AGTGCAGATCTACCTCAAGCTTCGCTGTGACTTGTCACCAAAAAG CCACGCAGTGAACATCCACCTCCACCTGCCTGTGCCTAAGGCCACTCTAAG cctctccCAGGAGCTGAGCAGTCCAGAGCAGTCCGCCACCTTCCAGCCCTCCACAAAATCCATCGAGTGGGTCATTCCCAGAGTCCAAGGTGGCTCCCAGCTCTCAGCCCTTTTCAAG CTGGAGGTGCCAGGGCTGAGCCGGGCGCGGCTGCTGGAGCTGGGCCCCGCCAACCTCTCCTTTGAGGTGCCAGCACACACGTCTTCTGGTCTGCAGATCCGCTTCCTGCGCTTTGTGGGGCCGCAGCCAAGCCTCCCTCACCGCTGGGTGCGCTACGTGACCCACAGCGATTCCTACGTCATCCGCCTCAGCGCAGGGTAG
- the AP4M1 gene encoding AP-4 complex subunit mu-1 isoform X1, giving the protein MLPQVFVLSAKGDRLLYKDFRGDGDSELVDTFCQKIAALPGDQAPVFMVEKRSGGRGLCRARGSGSPLTDTPLLLHSLQQARQGLHFAHVRHAGLYFVVTVLPNASPFAAVEFLNRLVTLLRDYCGSLSEKTVSLNFALIYELLDELLDYGYIQTTAPDVLKNFIQMEPVLSQPFSLLDLSTVGLFGADTQQSKVAPSCAAARPVLSLRGEQSSRPEVFLDVVERLTVIIAANGTPMKTDIQGEIRLKSFFPGCSEMRVGLTEEFCVGKTELRGYGTAVRVDECSFHSSVKLDEFERSRILRVNPSQGELTLMQYQLADDTPAALPFHLFPTLNHDPSGRVQIYLKLRCDLSPKSHAVNIHLHLPVPKATLSLSQELSSPEQSATFQPSTKSIEWVIPRVQGGSQLSALFKLEVPGLSRARLLELGPANLSFEVPAHTSSGLQIRFLRFVGPQPSLPHRWVRYVTHSDSYVIRLSAG; this is encoded by the exons ATGCTTCCTCAGGTCTTCGTGCTCTCCGCCAAGGGCGACCGCCTCCTCTACAAGGACT TCCGCGGCGACGGCGACTCCGAGCTGGTCGACACCTTTTGCCAGAAGATCGCCGCGCTGCCGGGGGACCAGGCGCCCGTTTTCATGGTAGAGAAGCGGTCGGGCGGGCGGGGGCTGTGTCGTGCAAGGGGAAGCGGGTCGCCGCTGACTGACACCCCTCTCCTCCTTCATTCCCTCCAGCAGGCGCGCCAGGGACTCCACTTCGCGCACGTGCGCCACGCCGGGCTGTACTTCGTGGTGACGGTGCTGCCCAACGCCTCTCCTTTCGCAGCTGTCGAGTTCCTCAACCG GCTGGTGACTCTCCTGCGGGACTATTGCGGCTCTCTGAGTGAGAAGACGGTCAGCCTCAACTTTGCGCTCATCTATGAGCTCCTGGATGAGCTCCTg gaTTATGGCTACATCCAGACAACAGCGCCCGACGTGCTGAAGAACTTCATCCAGATGGAGCCTGTGCTCAGCCAGCCCTTCAGTCTTCTTGACCTCAGTACGGTGGGCCTG TTTGGAGCAGATACACAGCAAAGCAAAGTGGCTCCCAGTTGCGCAGCTGCCCGTCCTGTCCTGTCCCTGCGGGGGGAACAG AGTTCGCGGCCAGAGGTCTTCCTGGACGTAGTGGAGCGTCTCACAGTCATCATTGCAGCCAAT GGAACCCCCATGAAGACTGACATCCAAGGAGAAATCCGCCTCAAGAGTTTCTTTCCTGGCTGCTCCG AGATGCGGGTTGGCCTCACTGAAGAGTTCTGTGTGGGCAAGACTGAGCTGCGAG GCTATGGCACCGCAGTGCGCGTGGACGAGTGCTCCTTCCACAGCTCCGTCAAGCTGGACGAATTTGAGCGCAGCCGCATCCTCCGCGTGAACCCCAGCCAAGGAGAG CTGACTCTGATGCAGTACCAGCTGGCGGACGACACCCCTGCGGCCTTGCCCTTCCATCTTTTTCCCACCCTCAACCACGACCCCAGCGGCCG AGTGCAGATCTACCTCAAGCTTCGCTGTGACTTGTCACCAAAAAG CCACGCAGTGAACATCCACCTCCACCTGCCTGTGCCTAAGGCCACTCTAAG cctctccCAGGAGCTGAGCAGTCCAGAGCAGTCCGCCACCTTCCAGCCCTCCACAAAATCCATCGAGTGGGTCATTCCCAGAGTCCAAGGTGGCTCCCAGCTCTCAGCCCTTTTCAAG CTGGAGGTGCCAGGGCTGAGCCGGGCGCGGCTGCTGGAGCTGGGCCCCGCCAACCTCTCCTTTGAGGTGCCAGCACACACGTCTTCTGGTCTGCAGATCCGCTTCCTGCGCTTTGTGGGGCCGCAGCCAAGCCTCCCTCACCGCTGGGTGCGCTACGTGACCCACAGCGATTCCTACGTCATCCGCCTCAGCGCAGGGTAG
- the AP4M1 gene encoding AP-4 complex subunit mu-1 isoform X2, translated as MLPQVFVLSAKGDRLLYKDFRGDGDSELVDTFCQKIAALPGDQAPVFMQARQGLHFAHVRHAGLYFVVTVLPNASPFAAVEFLNRLVTLLRDYCGSLSEKTVSLNFALIYELLDELLDYGYIQTTAPDVLKNFIQMEPVLSQPFSLLDLSTVGLFGADTQQSKVAPSCAAARPVLSLRGEQSSRPEVFLDVVERLTVIIAANGTPMKTDIQGEIRLKSFFPGCSEMRVGLTEEFCVGKTELRGYGTAVRVDECSFHSSVKLDEFERSRILRVNPSQGELTLMQYQLADDTPAALPFHLFPTLNHDPSGRVQIYLKLRCDLSPKSHAVNIHLHLPVPKATLSLSQELSSPEQSATFQPSTKSIEWVIPRVQGGSQLSALFKLEVPGLSRARLLELGPANLSFEVPAHTSSGLQIRFLRFVGPQPSLPHRWVRYVTHSDSYVIRLSAG; from the exons ATGCTTCCTCAGGTCTTCGTGCTCTCCGCCAAGGGCGACCGCCTCCTCTACAAGGACT TCCGCGGCGACGGCGACTCCGAGCTGGTCGACACCTTTTGCCAGAAGATCGCCGCGCTGCCGGGGGACCAGGCGCCCGTTTTCATG CAGGCGCGCCAGGGACTCCACTTCGCGCACGTGCGCCACGCCGGGCTGTACTTCGTGGTGACGGTGCTGCCCAACGCCTCTCCTTTCGCAGCTGTCGAGTTCCTCAACCG GCTGGTGACTCTCCTGCGGGACTATTGCGGCTCTCTGAGTGAGAAGACGGTCAGCCTCAACTTTGCGCTCATCTATGAGCTCCTGGATGAGCTCCTg gaTTATGGCTACATCCAGACAACAGCGCCCGACGTGCTGAAGAACTTCATCCAGATGGAGCCTGTGCTCAGCCAGCCCTTCAGTCTTCTTGACCTCAGTACGGTGGGCCTG TTTGGAGCAGATACACAGCAAAGCAAAGTGGCTCCCAGTTGCGCAGCTGCCCGTCCTGTCCTGTCCCTGCGGGGGGAACAG AGTTCGCGGCCAGAGGTCTTCCTGGACGTAGTGGAGCGTCTCACAGTCATCATTGCAGCCAAT GGAACCCCCATGAAGACTGACATCCAAGGAGAAATCCGCCTCAAGAGTTTCTTTCCTGGCTGCTCCG AGATGCGGGTTGGCCTCACTGAAGAGTTCTGTGTGGGCAAGACTGAGCTGCGAG GCTATGGCACCGCAGTGCGCGTGGACGAGTGCTCCTTCCACAGCTCCGTCAAGCTGGACGAATTTGAGCGCAGCCGCATCCTCCGCGTGAACCCCAGCCAAGGAGAG CTGACTCTGATGCAGTACCAGCTGGCGGACGACACCCCTGCGGCCTTGCCCTTCCATCTTTTTCCCACCCTCAACCACGACCCCAGCGGCCG AGTGCAGATCTACCTCAAGCTTCGCTGTGACTTGTCACCAAAAAG CCACGCAGTGAACATCCACCTCCACCTGCCTGTGCCTAAGGCCACTCTAAG cctctccCAGGAGCTGAGCAGTCCAGAGCAGTCCGCCACCTTCCAGCCCTCCACAAAATCCATCGAGTGGGTCATTCCCAGAGTCCAAGGTGGCTCCCAGCTCTCAGCCCTTTTCAAG CTGGAGGTGCCAGGGCTGAGCCGGGCGCGGCTGCTGGAGCTGGGCCCCGCCAACCTCTCCTTTGAGGTGCCAGCACACACGTCTTCTGGTCTGCAGATCCGCTTCCTGCGCTTTGTGGGGCCGCAGCCAAGCCTCCCTCACCGCTGGGTGCGCTACGTGACCCACAGCGATTCCTACGTCATCCGCCTCAGCGCAGGGTAG